In Chloroflexota bacterium, the genomic stretch GCTCGAGGATCGGCAGGTCGGTTCGCTGAAGGATGTCTAAGCCGTCCCAGGTTCTCCAGATGGCGGCAAAGTCGAGCCGTTGCCGGTCGGTCCACCGGTGCAATACCTCATGGCGCAGCTGCTCGCGTTGCTCCAATTGCTCGGCGGACAGCGTGCTCATGGTGTCGTCCCGGAACGCATCGCGTTGCGCGTGATGGTTGGTCCAGCCCTCGATCGAAATCACACCTTCCAAGATCCGCGGTCGCACCCGCGCGATCTCAATCGCGATCATGCCGCCGATGCTGTGGCCGCCGACGAAGCACGGGCCGAGCCGCAGCCCATCCAGGACCTGCAGCACATCCCGCGCGAACAGCTCGATGGACCCATTCACCGGCGGCGGCCAGCTGCCGCCGTGGCCCCGGAGCTCGACGACGACAACATGCAGTGCCGCGTCCAGGTGATCGATGATGTCCTTGAACGCCCCAGCCGCGTTGAAGCTTCCGGGAATGAGGACCAGTGGCGGCCCGCATCCGTCGCGCTCATAGTGGGCGAGTGTCGCGCCCGGCGCCTCGATCGTGCGCTGGACAAATGCCTGTCCCAGGCCACCGGCTGGACCAGGATGCTCGGCGCTTGGCCTCACCGAGCCGGCCCCAGCGGCGGATTGCGCACCCCTTCGAGATCGATAAGCCGCACCCGCAACACCTCCACCGTCTGCTTGCCGCCGGCAAAGGCAATGAAGAGATGGGCGCCATGCTCGATCACGTGCGGATAGTCCACCCAGCGTCCGCCCACCAGGTAGGCCATGGTGTGAAAGACCAGGCCGTCGTCACTGATCGAAATCGCCAGCGGATCGCGTCGCTTTGGATTGGGGTTCGACACCAGCACGTAGCGACCGTCGGCCAGCCGCAACCCGCTGAACTTGGACGTGGCGTCCGGGAAGTTCGTGCGCACCGGGCGGCTCCAGGTGCGCCCGCCGTCCGCGGAAATCGCGCGGTAGATGAACCCGCTGCGGCGACCGTCCCGAAACAGCGCCGCCAGCCTCCCGTCGGGCAGTGCCCACCAGTGCGGCTCCTCCGCCGAGAGCTCGGTGTTCGACCCCAGCACGGGAACCGATGTCCACTCGTCGATCGCGTCCACGCCGCCGACCAGAAAGTCAACGCCGACCTCGCGGTAGTTGTGGCGGCGCCGGGACATCATCCATTGGCCGTCCGGCAGCCGCTCGGGCGGGAAGTTGTTGATGGCGTCGCGGCAGACGATGCCCGCGGGTTCCCACGCGTCGTCCGTCGGATCGAGCCGAAACGCGTGCAGCGCCAGGCTCGGGCCGAAGAATCCTGCCGCCTCGTCCAGCGACGCCAGGGCCAGCAGCTCGCCGTCCCGCCGCCAGAACCCGCGCGAGATATAGCGCAGACCTTGATCGGTGCGCTGGCCATACAGCGGCGAGGATGGACCCGATCCCGGCGGCGCGGGCGTGAGGTACCGAGGGCTCGACCACCGAAGTCCATCGGGGCTCGTGGCGAACTTCACCTGCTGCCCCACGCGGTCCTCGATGCCGGGGCCGTCGCTCCACATCACCCAAAACTTCCCGTCGTAATGCGCCAGGTAGTTGTGCTGGTTGACGCCGCCCCGGTCGCGGTCGAGATCGCTGCCGTGGCGCGCCTCGGCGCGCACGTCGCTCACCATGACGTGCTCCGACGGCACCCGCGGAAGCGATGCAAAGTCGATTTGGTGTGAGCCGTCGGGCGCCCACGGACCGGCGAGCATGATTCTGGCTGCGTGGAGTGTTGACATGCCCTTCAGGGCGACGCCTTTCTTCGCCTAGAAATGATCTGGCACGACCAAGTTCCACATACAGGTGCACCAATCAGCTGTACACACGCTCTCGGGAATCGGCCAATCCTTGACTGCTTCACCAATCGGGAAACGCCGACCATTGAAAGCACGGCAGCCGTCGCAATCGTCGGCCATGATCTCCAGCGTATCGAGGCCTCTCTGTGCATAGCTCTGGGCATACGCCTTGTCGGCTTCCCTCTTTAGGTGCCAATAGGAACGACCTTGCTCATTGAGCCAGCGAGCCTGCTTGAAGTAGATCATTGACAGAGAGTGCCAGTCCGAGCTGTCCATCCGGCCCTTCATCAAGCTTGTCGCGCGTTCGTTCGCCAAGACCCAGAACACATCACCAGGGCCTGCCCCTGGCATCTCCTTCTGTAGCGTTTCCTCTCGTGCTTCGAATGCCTGGCGATTGATCCCGATGCCTTCGGCTGCCCGGATGGCCCTATTGCGCAAGACTTCTCGTGCACGCTCTTGGTCAAATGCGGCAACCTGAGCGTCGGTCATGTAGACCTTTTGTCGTCGGCGTGTCCGTACGACGATTCTCTCGCGACACTCGGGGCACTTTCGAGTTCGCATCGGTGGAGGACTGAGAATCACGCCGCAGTGTGGACAAGCAACTGGCGTTTGCGGTGGTTCCGGTTTCCGTTTCCTGGCGGTCGAATTGGCCTGACGCGATTGAGCCGCCTCCTGAACTGCCGAACCTGCTGTAGGTTGCCGACGCTTAGCAGAAGCACTTTCCTGACCGTCCTTTTTCCGACCGAACAGTCGCTTCAGAATGCTCATCCTGCTCCTTTTCGAAATCGGCTCTCCATTGCTCCCATGCTGCAGTGCGGATTCAACTCAAACTCGTCTATCGGCAAGCGAAACCCCTTCCGTTGCTTCGGCTCCAATTCGGCGCCGTTCGCATCCTTCAAGCGGGACCCCTGTCAGAGGCCAGATTCGCCACCA encodes the following:
- a CDS encoding alpha/beta hydrolase, which codes for MRPSAEHPGPAGGLGQAFVQRTIEAPGATLAHYERDGCGPPLVLIPGSFNAAGAFKDIIDHLDAALHVVVVELRGHGGSWPPPVNGSIELFARDVLQVLDGLRLGPCFVGGHSIGGMIAIEIARVRPRILEGVISIEGWTNHHAQRDAFRDDTMSTLSAEQLEQREQLRHEVLHRWTDRQRLDFAAIWRTWDGLDILQRTDLPILELYGDRGREPATHEQLHIPRRDNIELRWLAGASHSLPLECPHEVARLITDFMRRC
- a CDS encoding exo-alpha-sialidase, whose product is MLAGPWAPDGSHQIDFASLPRVPSEHVMVSDVRAEARHGSDLDRDRGGVNQHNYLAHYDGKFWVMWSDGPGIEDRVGQQVKFATSPDGLRWSSPRYLTPAPPGSGPSSPLYGQRTDQGLRYISRGFWRRDGELLALASLDEAAGFFGPSLALHAFRLDPTDDAWEPAGIVCRDAINNFPPERLPDGQWMMSRRRHNYREVGVDFLVGGVDAIDEWTSVPVLGSNTELSAEEPHWWALPDGRLAALFRDGRRSGFIYRAISADGGRTWSRPVRTNFPDATSKFSGLRLADGRYVLVSNPNPKRRDPLAISISDDGLVFHTMAYLVGGRWVDYPHVIEHGAHLFIAFAGGKQTVEVLRVRLIDLEGVRNPPLGPAR